The following are encoded in a window of Flavobacterium cupriresistens genomic DNA:
- a CDS encoding branched-chain amino acid aminotransferase, whose protein sequence is MSTTQTSKIEIRKATSSKISGVDFENLSFGAVFTDHLFECDFKDGQWQNPVIKPYAPILMDPSSKVFHYGQAIFEGMKAYKDDNNDIWLFRPDENFKRFNNSAVRMAMPEVPEAVFMDGLNELLKLDQEWIQKGNGSSMYIRPFMIATGAGVIANPSDEYKFMILLSPAKSYYSGEVKVIIAEHYSRAANGGIGAAKAAGNYAAQFYPTNLANKDGFQQVIWTDDATHTKLEEAGTMNVFFRINDTLLTAPTSERILDGITRKSLIAMAEKEGLNVDVRPVIVSELVEAAKNGSLKEIFGAGTAAVISVIKGFSYQDTYYEMTPVENSYASILKEKLTSLQNKLSEDTFGWTVKVQ, encoded by the coding sequence ATGAGTACAACTCAAACAAGCAAAATTGAAATCAGAAAAGCTACTTCATCGAAAATAAGCGGAGTTGATTTTGAAAACCTAAGCTTTGGTGCTGTTTTTACAGACCATTTATTTGAATGTGATTTTAAAGACGGTCAGTGGCAAAATCCTGTCATTAAGCCATACGCTCCTATTCTGATGGACCCTTCTTCAAAAGTCTTCCACTATGGTCAGGCTATTTTTGAAGGCATGAAAGCTTACAAAGATGACAATAATGATATTTGGTTGTTCAGACCTGATGAAAACTTCAAACGTTTTAACAATTCTGCAGTACGTATGGCAATGCCGGAAGTTCCTGAAGCTGTTTTTATGGATGGTTTAAATGAACTATTAAAATTAGATCAGGAATGGATTCAAAAAGGAAACGGAAGTAGTATGTACATCCGTCCTTTTATGATTGCAACCGGAGCAGGTGTTATTGCAAATCCATCTGACGAATATAAATTCATGATTTTATTATCTCCTGCAAAATCGTATTACTCAGGTGAAGTAAAAGTAATTATCGCGGAGCACTACAGTAGAGCTGCAAATGGTGGAATCGGTGCTGCAAAAGCGGCCGGAAATTATGCTGCTCAGTTCTACCCAACTAATCTGGCAAACAAAGACGGTTTCCAACAAGTAATCTGGACAGATGATGCCACACATACTAAATTGGAAGAAGCCGGAACAATGAACGTGTTCTTTAGAATAAACGACACTTTATTGACTGCTCCAACCAGCGAAAGAATTTTGGATGGTATTACCAGAAAAAGTTTAATTGCTATGGCAGAAAAAGAAGGTCTTAATGTAGATGTTCGCCCGGTTATCGTTTCTGAATTGGTAGAAGCGGCTAAAAACGGATCTCTAAAAGAAATTTTCGGAGCCGGTACAGCTGCCGTTATTAGCGTAATCAAAGGATTCTCTTATCAGGATACTTACTATGAAATGACTCCAGTTGAAAATTCGTATGCTTCTATTTTAAAAGAAAAACTAACAAGTCTTCAAAACAAACTTTCTGAAGATACTTTTGGCTGGACTGTTAAAGTTCAATAA
- a CDS encoding nucleoside triphosphate pyrophosphohydrolase family protein — translation MKKQIDAVKEFHTAFKIGHSETPIADLGGNKKHLRYNLMKEENEEYLEAVENNDLVEIADALGDMMYILCGTIIEHGLQDKIEAVFDEIQRSNMSKLGEDGQPIYREDGKVMKGPNYFKPDFSKLL, via the coding sequence ATGAAGAAGCAAATAGATGCAGTTAAGGAATTTCATACTGCTTTTAAAATCGGACACAGTGAAACGCCAATTGCAGATTTGGGAGGAAACAAAAAACACCTTCGTTATAATTTGATGAAAGAAGAAAACGAAGAATATCTGGAAGCAGTTGAAAATAATGATCTCGTAGAAATTGCCGATGCGCTTGGAGATATGATGTACATTTTATGCGGAACGATTATCGAACACGGACTGCAAGATAAAATAGAAGCTGTTTTTGACGAAATCCAACGCAGTAATATGAGTAAATTAGGAGAAGACGGTCAGCCTATTTATCGCGAAGACGGAAAAGTGATGAAAGGGCCTAATTATTTTAAACCGGATTTTTCGAAACTTTTATAA
- a CDS encoding SRPBCC family protein, which yields MKILKYLFLLALLSLVALSVFVATQKGDFTIERSKVINSPRNTVYNYINDFRNFEDFESWAVEDPTMRMSFPSKTIGNGATFSWEGNEGKGNAITLKTKDGESIQQKMNFDGTQADVNWTFKDTLAGKTKVTWKAKGTMSFLFKIYTSINGGSDNVIGTMYEKSLVNIDKNLDYETKTYTIKVNGVVKKTETSYIKQTFTSEIQKVNKNARVVIPKLIQFSKTNGLLTNGKPFIIYHTYDTATGLAKISICLPINRDISISAGSDILSGKLNGFEAVKTTLTGDYSHTSEAIAKAKAFINNEKIVPELSWSHLEILTINKLDVKSPSKLMTEIYFPTKPKVVPVATPVYRPRTEATTEPQKPATPATSTEEEQSEF from the coding sequence ATGAAGATTTTAAAATATCTGTTTCTTTTAGCGTTACTAAGCCTAGTTGCCCTTAGTGTTTTTGTAGCTACTCAAAAAGGAGATTTTACTATAGAACGAAGCAAAGTCATCAATTCACCAAGAAATACCGTTTATAATTACATAAATGATTTTAGAAATTTTGAAGATTTTGAATCATGGGCGGTTGAAGATCCAACGATGCGAATGTCTTTTCCAAGTAAAACAATTGGTAACGGAGCCACTTTTTCCTGGGAAGGTAACGAAGGAAAAGGAAATGCAATTACCCTGAAAACAAAAGACGGAGAAAGCATTCAACAAAAAATGAACTTTGACGGAACGCAAGCTGACGTAAATTGGACATTCAAAGATACATTGGCGGGTAAAACAAAAGTGACCTGGAAAGCAAAAGGAACAATGAGTTTCCTATTTAAAATTTACACCTCTATAAATGGTGGTTCTGATAATGTCATTGGAACTATGTACGAAAAAAGTCTTGTAAATATTGACAAAAACTTAGATTACGAAACAAAAACGTATACCATTAAAGTTAATGGCGTTGTTAAAAAAACGGAGACTTCCTACATCAAACAAACTTTTACAAGCGAAATTCAAAAAGTAAATAAAAATGCCCGTGTTGTAATTCCAAAGCTTATACAATTCAGCAAAACAAACGGTTTACTTACTAACGGAAAACCTTTTATCATTTACCATACTTATGATACAGCAACCGGTTTAGCCAAAATATCGATTTGTTTACCTATAAACAGAGATATTTCCATCAGCGCTGGCAGTGATATACTATCGGGAAAACTTAATGGTTTTGAAGCTGTAAAAACAACTCTTACAGGAGACTACTCACACACCAGCGAAGCAATTGCCAAAGCAAAAGCTTTTATAAACAACGAGAAAATCGTTCCCGAATTAAGCTGGTCACATCTTGAAATCCTGACGATTAATAAACTAGATGTAAAAAGCCCGTCAAAACTAATGACGGAGATTTATTTCCCAACAAAACCTAAAGTTGTTCCTGTTGCAACTCCTGTTTACAGACCAAGGACTGAAGCAACTACAGAACCACAAAAACCGGCAACACCGGCAACATCTACAGAAGAAGAACAATCAGAATTCTAA
- a CDS encoding RNA polymerase sigma factor encodes MTDEKEFIAQLLNPKTQNTAFQKLVSDYQKPLYSHIRNIVLNHDDTDDVLQNTFVKVFQYLKNFKGESKLFSWMYRIATNEALTFLNQKAKLNGITSEALQNKTIDNLKADVYYDGDDIQIKLQKAIVTLPEKQQLVFKMKYFEELKYEEIAEILGTSVGALKASYHHAVKKIELYVTTN; translated from the coding sequence TTGACAGACGAGAAGGAATTTATAGCACAATTATTAAATCCTAAAACGCAAAATACAGCGTTTCAAAAACTCGTGTCTGATTATCAGAAACCCTTGTATTCTCATATTCGAAACATTGTTTTGAATCATGATGATACCGATGATGTGCTACAAAATACTTTTGTTAAAGTTTTTCAATATCTAAAAAACTTTAAAGGAGAAAGCAAACTTTTTTCGTGGATGTACCGCATTGCAACCAATGAAGCTTTGACTTTCCTGAATCAAAAAGCAAAACTGAACGGTATAACCTCTGAGGCTCTTCAAAATAAAACAATCGACAATTTAAAAGCCGACGTTTATTATGACGGAGATGATATTCAGATAAAACTTCAGAAAGCGATCGTAACGCTACCTGAAAAACAGCAATTGGTATTTAAAATGAAATATTTTGAAGAATTGAAGTACGAAGAAATTGCAGAAATTCTGGGCACTTCGGTAGGCGCCCTAAAAGCATCTTACCATCATGCGGTAAAAAAAATTGAATTATATGTCACAACAAATTAA
- a CDS encoding WD40/YVTN/BNR-like repeat-containing protein has product MKKGILFFSAFVLLVSFKTLNDNDEEVVNSGFTSVQIETLVQDKISIRAISIDKNKVWYGADNSRFGYFDLDKKEKFEDRIYRDTLKLEFRSIAQTSKNVFLLSVANPALLYQVSKKTLKVKLVYKEINPKVFYDSMQFWNDKEGIAIGDPIEDTFSIIVTRDGGETWTKILSDKLPTNAKGEAAFAASNSNIVIKGNDTWLVSGGKKARVFHSSDKGRTWKVVDTPIVQGKTMTGIFTADFYDSKHGFVAGGDYELPEQKTDNKAFTKDGGKTWELTGQDQGFGYASCVQYVPGSNAKELVCVGASGIQYSQDGGTNWKELSNDTKLFTIRFINKNTAIAAGYNKMVRIHFL; this is encoded by the coding sequence ATGAAAAAAGGGATCCTGTTTTTTAGTGCTTTTGTCTTGCTTGTGTCTTTTAAAACGTTGAATGACAACGATGAAGAAGTCGTAAATAGTGGTTTTACTTCAGTGCAAATAGAAACTTTAGTTCAGGATAAAATTAGTATTCGTGCCATTTCAATTGATAAAAACAAGGTGTGGTATGGAGCAGATAATTCCCGTTTTGGTTATTTTGATTTAGATAAAAAAGAAAAATTTGAAGATCGTATTTATCGGGATACTTTAAAGTTAGAGTTCCGAAGTATTGCTCAGACTTCAAAAAATGTTTTTTTATTAAGTGTCGCTAATCCGGCATTGTTGTATCAGGTTTCTAAAAAAACACTTAAGGTCAAATTAGTTTACAAGGAGATCAACCCAAAAGTGTTTTACGACAGCATGCAGTTCTGGAATGATAAAGAAGGAATTGCTATTGGCGACCCTATTGAAGATACTTTTTCGATTATTGTTACCCGTGACGGAGGCGAAACCTGGACCAAAATCCTTTCGGATAAATTACCAACAAATGCCAAGGGAGAAGCCGCTTTTGCAGCGAGTAATTCTAATATCGTAATTAAAGGAAATGATACCTGGTTGGTGTCCGGAGGTAAAAAAGCGCGCGTTTTTCATTCATCGGATAAAGGAAGAACCTGGAAAGTTGTGGATACGCCAATTGTTCAGGGAAAAACAATGACGGGTATTTTTACTGCCGATTTTTATGATTCTAAACATGGATTTGTTGCTGGGGGAGATTACGAACTTCCGGAGCAGAAAACGGATAATAAGGCCTTTACAAAAGACGGAGGGAAAACCTGGGAATTAACGGGACAGGATCAGGGATTTGGGTATGCTTCATGTGTGCAATACGTGCCGGGAAGTAATGCTAAAGAATTGGTTTGTGTAGGAGCTTCGGGAATTCAGTACTCTCAGGATGGTGGTACAAATTGGAAAGAATTGTCCAATGATACTAAACTCTTTACGATTCGTTTCATTAATAAAAACACAGCAATCGCGGCTGGTTATAATAAAATGGTCCGAATTCACTTTCTATAA
- a CDS encoding KUP/HAK/KT family potassium transporter, whose product MNASHKNLHSKLSIGGLLITLGIIYGDIGTSPLYVMKAILGDHTINADIVLGGISCVFWTLTLQTTIKYVLITLSADNHGEGGIFALYALVKKTKIQWLIVPAIIGGSALLADGIITPPISVSSAVEGIKTYYPEINTIPIVIGILFILFTIQQFGTKLVGKFFAPMMLIWFAMLGTLGTIQIASHPEVIKAINPYYAYHLLQIHPEGFFVLGLVFLCTTGAEALYSDMGHCGRKNIRISWIFVKMTLVLNYFGQAAYLIHHEGQTLQALGGENGNPFYLIMPDWFQPVGIVIATLAAVIASQALISGSFTLINEAMRLNFWPKVKIKYPTEVKGQLYIPSINWLLFFGCVGIVLHFEKSSNMEHAYGLAIVLCMIMTTILLNYYLIMKRIKLFFMVPLITIYLLIEFSFLIANVTKFAEGGYVTLIIAAVLISVMTIWYLAKKINKNYTKIVKIDDYKKVLMELSEDLTIPKYATHLVYMTNANRVDELEQKVMYSILQKRPKRADIYWFVHVNILTEPYKTQYKVTEIAKDDIYRIDFNLGFREPTKINLMFREVIRDMVKRGEVDITSRYESLNKNNIIGDFKFVLSEKFLSNDNDLRWHENIIMNSYFFIKKLSLSEERAFGLDSSSVKIEKFPMVLHAPENIGLTRITK is encoded by the coding sequence ATGAACGCATCGCATAAAAACTTACACAGTAAGTTGTCTATTGGGGGTCTACTAATCACATTAGGAATTATTTACGGAGATATTGGTACTTCTCCACTGTATGTAATGAAAGCCATCCTTGGTGACCACACCATTAATGCAGACATCGTTCTAGGCGGTATTTCTTGTGTCTTCTGGACATTAACGCTACAAACCACGATAAAGTATGTCCTTATCACTTTAAGTGCCGATAATCATGGTGAAGGTGGTATTTTTGCTTTATATGCTTTAGTCAAAAAAACAAAAATACAATGGCTCATAGTACCGGCAATTATAGGAGGTAGTGCGTTATTGGCCGATGGTATTATCACGCCACCCATCTCCGTTTCATCCGCTGTAGAAGGAATTAAAACCTATTATCCTGAAATCAACACCATTCCAATTGTTATCGGAATTTTGTTTATCCTGTTTACCATTCAACAATTTGGAACCAAACTAGTCGGTAAATTCTTTGCACCGATGATGTTGATTTGGTTTGCTATGTTAGGAACGCTGGGAACCATTCAGATTGCCAGTCATCCTGAAGTTATAAAAGCAATTAACCCTTATTATGCTTACCATTTATTACAGATACATCCGGAAGGATTCTTTGTTCTTGGATTGGTATTTTTATGTACAACAGGGGCCGAAGCTTTGTACTCAGACATGGGACACTGTGGTAGAAAAAACATCAGAATCAGCTGGATTTTCGTTAAGATGACTTTAGTATTAAACTATTTTGGTCAGGCAGCGTATTTAATTCACCACGAAGGTCAAACCTTGCAAGCTTTAGGAGGAGAAAACGGAAATCCGTTTTACCTGATCATGCCGGATTGGTTTCAACCGGTAGGAATTGTTATTGCTACTTTAGCTGCAGTAATTGCGTCACAAGCTTTAATCAGTGGATCGTTTACTTTAATCAACGAAGCCATGCGTTTGAATTTCTGGCCAAAAGTAAAAATCAAATATCCGACCGAAGTAAAAGGTCAATTGTATATTCCTTCTATTAACTGGTTGTTATTTTTTGGTTGTGTTGGTATTGTACTACACTTCGAAAAATCAAGTAATATGGAGCATGCCTACGGTCTTGCCATCGTATTATGTATGATCATGACCACGATCTTATTAAACTATTACCTCATCATGAAACGTATTAAATTGTTTTTCATGGTGCCGTTAATTACGATTTATTTGTTAATTGAATTTAGCTTTTTGATTGCCAATGTGACCAAATTTGCCGAAGGTGGTTACGTAACTTTAATCATTGCAGCCGTTTTAATTTCGGTTATGACTATTTGGTATCTGGCTAAGAAAATTAATAAAAACTATACTAAAATTGTCAAAATTGACGATTACAAAAAAGTATTAATGGAGTTAAGTGAAGACTTGACAATCCCGAAATATGCCACGCATTTAGTTTATATGACCAATGCCAATCGTGTAGACGAACTGGAGCAAAAGGTAATGTATTCAATCTTGCAAAAACGTCCGAAAAGAGCTGACATCTATTGGTTTGTTCACGTTAACATTTTGACTGAGCCATACAAAACACAATACAAAGTGACCGAAATCGCCAAAGATGATATCTATAGAATCGATTTTAATTTAGGTTTTAGAGAGCCTACGAAAATCAATTTAATGTTCCGTGAAGTAATCAGAGATATGGTAAAAAGAGGCGAAGTTGATATCACCAGCCGTTATGAATCATTGAACAAAAACAATATTATCGGAGACTTTAAATTTGTATTGTCTGAGAAGTTCCTTTCTAACGATAATGATTTAAGATGGCACGAAAATATTATCATGAACTCTTATTTCTTCATCAAAAAACTAAGTTTATCTGAAGAAAGAGCTTTTGGTCTGGACAGTAGTTCTGTAAAAATAGAAAAATTCCCAATGGTGCTTCATGCTCCTGAAAATATTGGATTAACCCGAATTACAAAATAA
- a CDS encoding RsmB/NOP family class I SAM-dependent RNA methyltransferase produces MRLHRNLVYTTIDSLNAIFNEGEYADKVVARALKKDKRWGSSDRKFVAETIYEIVRWKRLYAEIAEVKEPFDRDNLWRMFAVWAVLRGYPIPDWRQLEGTPERKIKGRFDELSKIRALKESIPDWMDELGVKELGEKVWATEIAAQNQPAKVILRTNTLKGTKENLRNTLMDLNIETEYLKDQPEALVLKERANVFLTDAFKQGLFEVQDANSQLVAGFLDVKPGMRVVDTCAGAGGKTLHIASLMENKGQLIAMDLYESKLKQLKLRAKRNGAFNIEYRIIDTTKVIKKLHEKADRVLIDAPCSGLGVLKRNPDAKWKLQPEFIDNIRKVQAEVLESYSKIVKPGGKLVYATCSVLPSENQEQVERFLKTEIGKQFTFIKDRKILASESGFDGFYMALLERKETLG; encoded by the coding sequence ATGAGATTACACAGAAATTTAGTTTATACTACCATTGATTCTTTGAATGCTATCTTCAACGAAGGAGAATATGCAGACAAAGTGGTAGCAAGAGCCTTAAAAAAAGACAAACGTTGGGGAAGTTCTGACAGGAAATTTGTTGCTGAAACCATATACGAAATAGTTCGTTGGAAACGATTATACGCTGAAATTGCCGAAGTTAAAGAACCTTTCGACAGAGACAATCTTTGGAGAATGTTTGCCGTTTGGGCTGTTTTAAGAGGATACCCGATTCCGGATTGGAGACAATTGGAAGGAACTCCTGAAAGAAAAATAAAAGGTCGTTTTGACGAACTTTCAAAAATCAGAGCTTTAAAAGAATCTATTCCGGACTGGATGGATGAATTAGGAGTTAAAGAGCTAGGCGAAAAAGTTTGGGCAACAGAAATTGCTGCACAAAACCAACCTGCCAAAGTTATTTTAAGAACCAATACTCTTAAAGGAACAAAAGAAAACCTGAGAAACACCTTGATGGATTTGAATATTGAAACAGAATATTTGAAAGATCAACCTGAAGCTTTAGTTTTAAAAGAAAGAGCCAATGTGTTTTTGACAGATGCTTTTAAACAAGGACTTTTTGAAGTACAGGACGCCAACTCACAATTGGTTGCCGGTTTCCTTGATGTAAAACCAGGAATGCGTGTTGTAGATACTTGTGCCGGTGCCGGTGGAAAAACATTGCATATCGCTTCTTTAATGGAAAACAAAGGGCAATTGATTGCAATGGATTTGTATGAAAGCAAATTGAAACAATTAAAATTAAGAGCCAAAAGAAATGGTGCTTTTAATATCGAATATCGTATTATCGACACCACAAAAGTAATCAAGAAATTACACGAAAAAGCGGATCGTGTGTTGATCGATGCACCTTGTAGTGGTTTAGGAGTTCTAAAAAGAAATCCTGATGCAAAATGGAAATTACAGCCGGAATTTATCGATAACATTCGTAAAGTTCAGGCAGAAGTTTTAGAAAGTTATTCTAAAATTGTAAAACCGGGCGGAAAATTAGTTTACGCAACTTGTTCTGTTTTACCATCAGAAAATCAAGAGCAAGTAGAACGTTTCCTTAAAACCGAAATCGGAAAACAATTTACCTTCATAAAAGATCGTAAAATATTAGCTTCAGAATCTGGTTTTGACGGATTCTATATGGCCCTGTTAGAGCGAAAAGAAACTTTGGGGTAA